One stretch of Mastomys coucha isolate ucsf_1 unplaced genomic scaffold, UCSF_Mcou_1 pScaffold12, whole genome shotgun sequence DNA includes these proteins:
- the LOC116083264 gene encoding cell surface glycoprotein CD200 receptor 1-like produces the protein MSLVVDCVMEILHIMAEQEEVGESTCTDTKQTTQNSSSLVAEVNTMVSVQMGTKSLLCCPSIPLKKAVLVTWTIMPRGQPSCIIAYVVDTMETNETNCSGRNITWVFTPDLGPGLQISAVALQHEGNYSCEIATPEGNFQKVHDLQVLVPPEVTYSPGKNRTAVCAAVAGKPAAQISWTPDGDCVTQDESHSNGTVTVRSTCHWEQNNVSVVSCFVCHLTGNQTLSIDLSRGGDQLLQPYISYIRPSIIILIIIGCICLLKTSGFRKCKLPKLEATPPVEELKATVP, from the exons ATGTCCTTGGTGGTGgattgtgtcatggagattcttcACATCATGGCAGAGCAGGAAGAAGTGGGAG agTCAACTTGCACTGATACGAAGCAAACTACACAGAACAGTTCATCTCTTGTGGCAGAAG TTAACACTATGGTGTCTGTACAGATGGGAACAAAGTCTCTGCTCTGCTGCCCTTCAATTCCACTGAAAAAAGCAGTATTAGTAACATGGACGATAATGCCCAGAGGTCAGCCTTCCTGCATAATAGCCTACGTTGTAGACACAATGGAGACCAATGAAACCAACTGCTCGGGCAGGAACATCACCTGGGTCTTCACACCTGACCTCGGTCCTGGCCTTCAGATCAGTGCAGTGGCCCTCCAGCATGAGGGGAATTACTCATGTGAGATAGCAACACCTGAAGGAAATTTCCAAAAAGTCCATGACCTCCAAGTGCTGG TGCCCCCTGAGGTAACCTACTCTCCAGGGAAAAATAGAACTGCAGTTTGTGCGGCAGTTGCAGGCAAGCCTGCTGCGCAGATCTCTTGGACTCCAGATGGGGATTGTGTCACTCAGGATGAATCACACAGCAATGGCACAGTGACTGTCAGGAGCACGTGCCACTGGGAGCAGAACAATGTGTCTGTTGTGTCCTGCTTTGTCTGTCATTTGACTGGTAACCAGACTCTGTCCATAGATCTGAGTAGAG gtg GTGACCAATTATTACAACCATATATTTCGTACATCAGACcatctattattattttgatcATCATAGGATGCATTTGTCTTTTGAAAACCAGTGG ttttagaaaatgtaaattgCCAAAGTTGGAAGCTACTCCACCTGTTGAGGAG ctTAAAGCAACCGTTCCTTAG